The stretch of DNA CAAAATTTGGCGGTTGCTCTTATTAATATCAGCCAATATATGCCAAAGAGCTCGCCTCAACCGAGAAACAGGCACTTTAATGACAGCCATGAAATTGATATCCCAAAATGTGACAAAGAAGTCATTGCAGCATAACCTTTGAATAAGCTTTGACGTTTATCCATTGTATTGTTAAAAACTATCCATTGTTAACAACGGTTGCACTCGTCAGTCACAAATCAGAGCATTCCATGGTATTTAACTCCACCCCATGCCGTCAATTTTCCGTTGATTTAAACTTTTTCAGGTCTTCAAGCGAAATCCAGGAGATATTTTAAACGAGGCTGATAAGTATTTTAAAAGTATCTTAAGTTTTATTAAAGTGCTGGTTATGATAGCTGTATTGGATTCCTGTCAGACACTTTATTATATAAGGAAGACAAAAGGATTTGTACAAATTCAATTATCTCTGCGATCTGATGCGGTTTACCCACTGTGGTCGCGACAGTGGGCTTTCCTCCCGTACAAgccctctgattggtcgagcCGTGCAATCTTGATGTCCTTCCAAACCTTTCAAACGTCGCATGGTAACCGACTTTAAATGGAATTAACATCCGGTCTAAACAATTTCCCTAAATGATCTGACCGTTACAAAATGGCTTTCAACTGTTAACAGGTCTAACGGAACCGAGAAGACACCTGTGCGGGTCAAGGTGTAATACTGGGGATCTCCCCTAGCGGGACTTTGCGGGATTACGCGAGAGCATCATGTTATATCGGGCGGTTTGGATAGACGCCAAAATGAAATTTTAGGTATATTCTGGTTAGTACTCTCTTGCAAAGGTGGCGAGTGGACTTGATTGCGTGAACAGCAGATGTTGTAAAGTTTACGTTTGCCTTGGTCTTGCGTCTAAATACCAGGTTTATTAATACGGGAAAAGGTGAGTGTAATAACTGAAAGCTGCGCCTTTTCTCGCGTGAACTCACGGATTAATTTGCGTTTATGAGAACAAGATAATTGTTTCCTTTGTAATAACACCGCTATCGGTAGTCTTTGCACTATGATTCTAGTTCACCGATAAACTTAGTATTTCGCTTGTCTTGTGAGGATGAACCACACATTTCCCATTTTTctattctttattcttttctgCTTCTAGAAAATACCCATTTTAGTAGAGTCAATTTTTTGCTTCGAACGAGTGATTTCAAGGAATCATaataaggaaaaataaaaaaattatttctatTAGTTTGATACTTTTGTATCATTGGTTCTCAGTTCAAATTTCACAGATGCATATGGCATTTTATATGTGAATTCGATGTTCAATATTTACCTTAAAGTTGTGTAGCTATTCAATCATCAAATATGTCTTCGATACAAAGATAACAGAGCTAGCAACGGTACTTGATAGTTAATTTAGATCTGGCCATAGAGCTTTTGTGAACAATTCAACTAAATTGATAGACTAATGTTAATTTTGTGATAGAATCCCCTAGATTCTTTTAACCTTGGATAGTTAAGGCTTTGCAAACGCTTCGATTTTACACAGCTATATGCAGTGTTTAAaattcaaaagtaaaaaattgactactgttttatttattttttaatcccATTTTGAGAAAATTTGCCGTAGGCCAACACTCAAAACGTTTTATTTGTTAGTATTTTAAATTGAACGCAATTAACTAAATGTATGCTATCCGTATTAAAGTTCAGCTGGGGTACGCTTATTAAGTAAGCGGAGCTTAGTAGGCAGTGCACGAATCAATTTAcagttatttaaaaaaagcagaattaaaaaacgaagaaaaaaataattgtacCCGCGGTATTTTTTCAACAAGACGCTAACATTGCCATGTGTAATAACCACAAGATGGCATATTACAAATTACAAAAGTTAACcttgttttttattagaacTTTAGAATTCTGTAcgaaaaaataacaagctCTCTCCATCAAGTTTCCTGTGAAGTTATCATGTTCTGTTTATGATAATATTATTACTTTCCGTGCTTTTTCTAGTATCTTTTTGGTAATTTCCCAGCGGGCCTTTCTCAGTGACCACCTGTAAATCTTGCCACAGATGCCATTTGTTGTCGTTCGTGGCAGACgtaccacagggtgaccacaTTCTATGGTCAATGATAATCTTCCCGCCAAAAAATGCTTGAGCGCGtgctttttttgtcttttcatATAACAGAGTAAAAATCTACCTCTCATTTGCTCATTTGCTTCGAAGATATTTTGGCAGAAGTTTTTCTGGTATCTACAAAGTACGTTCGATCAAAATGTATATGCAaggttttgattttttaaattctGCTTTGAGATTTGAAGCATTTGAAAAGGAGAAGAGAAAGTTTttgcaaaatattttatttcgacttctttttccttgtttttagAATATCATTTCCGCAtttaacaaaagaaaacaattaacGCAGctataacaataaaaatttcTTATAGTCTTCTTCTGTTCCGTTTTAtgcttttgttgtttgtattttttttaattcaaacaAATATTATTGCACGTCTTGTTCTATTTTAATCTTCCACGCGTCTCTGTGTCACATGAAGCACAAATTATACATTTCGCGAGATCTTCGTTAATTATTTAACATTTTGGCTTTTTACTGATACTTCTCTCGGCGGAGCTGGagcccaaaataaatcaaagCTCGAAATGTCTGGAGATCTAATATCACAATTACTTATCTTCCATATATATAAATTAAATAATTCAGAGTAAAATAGAGCtcaaataaatatatagaGCCCAAGTTTTAAGAGCAAATGGAAGGTTTTGGTGTTAAAACTTAGAGTACCGGTTCTCGTTCTCTGAATGAGATGTCGTACGATGGTCCTTGTGGCCATGAAAATTTAATCAGCCGCTCTAGAGAAACCCGTCGCCTGTTAAGTAATCATGCAGACGTAATCCCCTCATATCTGGCTTGTATACCATATCTggcttttatattttatattaatcACTCACATTGCCGTGAGCGCTTTGATTTTGAAATTTGTGCCGTGAAGGAATCTCCTCTATGTTACTCTGCATTACGCTGTGatcttttattgttttcacacACAGGTTTCAGTTATCTTGTTATAGATATTTCTAAGGAATTCCGTATCAAAGGATGGCAGCAAATTGTAATCTAAGGAATTGAAATTACGTATTTCTTTTCTGAACCTTTTTACGCTGGCATATAGTGCTCTCAAATTAACCTTCTTGTTTCTTTATGAAACCTCAAGATTAGAACTTTCACCTCAACGTGAGGGAATCCTAATTGAATATCTTGACAAAACAAAGTATTGTTGTAGAATGGCTTTGCCTACCCAAGACGTTTTTACGGCGACCTGATTGGTCCTTGTTTTGTGTCGTATTTTGACTGACTGTGAGTGTTAAATAGAAGATGAGTTAAGTCAAAGCACCCGTGAAAATGTTGCTTAGAAATGTACCGATAATCCACTCAAATACACTTCTACTTTTCTACAAGTCTCGCCTGAAAGAGGAAATGGAGCAGCTTTAAAttttttgacaaaaacaaagttgATTCTAAGGAACAAAATCTCTGaataatgttatttttatcaCTGTGAGCGTTCTGTTACTCCTGGCTTCTTCAAAAAGTGTAATATTCATGTTTAGTAGTTGTTGTGCTTTTAAAATGGAGTCTTGTCGTCTTCGAGTCATAAGGTAAACGAGACATTGTGTTAAAGTAATTAGTTCAATGTCAAACGATTATCGTCTAGTTTGTATTTGTTGATCTATTGCGACAATTAAGTCATTAAGAGCGCTCGGAATTGTTTCACTGTATTGTGTGTACTGTTTCACTATATTTCGTGTACTGTTTCACTAAATTCCGTGTACTGATTTGTTACGTTACGTGCACGGTTTTGTTGTGTTATAAAATACGCATTGCGTACAGTAAATCTATCATTAGCTGGGATTAACAAAATACAATTTTATTTGCAATAAACTAGACAGCAGTCCTTTTACTGTCGAAATACGATCATGGAAGTTTATTTATAATCGTACTTGAAAGTTGTTTTACTATACTAACCTCTGTTCACCCGACCggaccgttttttttttttttcttgctgttCTATCGTAGATTTTGGTGTTATATTATTCCTGAATAGCACTAGGATCTCTCTCCCCAGGGTTATTTGACTTCTTTGTAGTTCTATCGTAGAGTACGGTGTTGCTCAATATTTTCCACAACGCTAAAAGAAGGAATTGTAACATCTTACATGATGACTTGTACTGGACGCTTTTAATAGTACTGGTTGCCTCCTAAGGCAGGCCGTAGAATCCAGGAAAGAATGAATGCCGATGatagggaggggggaggggcatcCAGCTTTAAGATAGTATATGCTTCATGGATGAATGCCATATACggttaaaggaaagtaaagaGTGGTCTAACCATTTAATTTTGGATTTCTATCGAGCTTATGGAAATCGCGCGCTATTAAAATTGCAACTTTATCATTTATAAAGTTGGAGGTTTCAGAGAAGGGACTGAGGCTAACACCCATTCATTCGTGATATTTTTTGTACTTTAGGAGGAAGCTGGCAAGAATGCTGCGTCCATCAGAATTGATCAACTCCATTTTCGTTCTCTGCTCCCTTTTGCTTCTAACGGAGTGCTCGCTTATCAGTAAGTATGccttcatcccccccccccccccctacacacacacacacacacacgccaCGCCACCGCTCCATTCAGTATTTTACAGATTTTTCATTGGAAAAGTCTCGATTTATTATCGGAAAGGTATCGATTAGTATTCCGCGCACGCCCTCTCCCCTGGGCAAACGTGTACTGCTGCTATGTTCATTTAAATAGCACTTGTCAgctacacctttgttattgttttcattgaataTATGAAGGCACATTATTTGATGAAATCTCTAAATAactatctaaaaacaaagtgttatactttatttaccaaattcaatcgaaaatatcgcattggcttccTCAAATccgccgatggaaatggatgcttttttacACTTAGTACTTTGcttggatgacaaaatggcggctgacagaggcTGTCAATGTTTTCAGTATAGATGCATCTGTAGCGACACACCGGCAAGTAATCTTATTGGTTGCTTTTTAGTTGCTTGGAATACGCAAAATGAACTTAAAATTGATTAAAACATACGGACAATTCTTCTTTTCTCACAAAGAGGGTTTCGGGGGGCTAGGAAAGGCTAAATAATTTATTCAGCTTTACCTAACTAATTAAGCCTTTATTTCAGCCTTTATTCCCGAGACCATCTTTTTCGCTTAAATTTTTAAAGGCGCTTTTATCTTAATCTAATTAATCTAATGTGCTTTACCCCTAcccaaattcctttttttaccCTTATCTACTCTGCTTTAGAACCCCTTAACTAATTCTACAAAGAACCATTATTTCTTTCGCTTACGTTTTTGAAGGCGCCTTATTCTTCGTTTTGTTATCGGTCTAACCTAGGTAATTATGCTTTAGGAGTACTAAGTAATTAGCCTATTGGGGTTGGCCTTGGATCCAGCTAAAGTTGGCCTAAGGGAATAATTGAAGGCCACTGTCAATCCTTACCGCATTGTGAAGTGCGTTATTGTTTCGTTATTACACTAATAGCGCCCTGCTAGGGCGGTACTTGTGCCTGGTTATGTCCTAATCACCGACTAATGGTCACACAAAAATATGTTAAAGTTTAGTTTATATATTTAGCGTGGTAACGACAAACCGAGTATAACAAATGGAATCGAAATAGCTGGTAGAATGGTACACACTTTTGGCACAAACAGCAGACTTGAATAGATACGTACCAGCAAAGTGCAACAGATTATAAGAATTCTTTAGTGATCAAGGTTATAAGATAATGTCGGATATTGATGGGGAGCAGCTTGTATTTAGTCAGACGTGAGGGTGGGCGGGGCATATGTTAATTACATGAATAGTGTGATAAAAGACTGTGAAATTGTCTTGTTTAGAGATTTTTTTATGAcgcccccccaaaaaaaatatatatatatatttaaatgaaatttaaattttattataatatCAGCTCCAGGCGTCCTGTTCATATTAATTAAAACACCGCTGTGCCTCCTATTGCCGAAGTAAACTTCAAATGCTTTATTAGAACCAACAGATTGCCTGAATTTTGGTTATGTCAAACGAGCAAAGTCGAAGGATAAGCAGATTCCCTTTCCTGGAAATGATCTCCGAAGCATCTTTTTCTATATAATCCAATCGCCATTTCTAAGAAACTTCTGTATGTTTCAGATGACCCTAAGTCGACGATCATCTGCCAGCCCGGCCCAGTCTCCTACAACATGTCGCTGGCCAATGGCATTAACGCGGGTGTGTTTACTCCAATCCACACTACGACCAGCATGCCTCAGTGCATCCGGGAATCCTGCAACCGAAGGGCGGGTCACGTGGCTTTTCTGATCGAGAACAGCTGCTTTATGGTCAGTTGTTTCGAAAAGAAGTATTGTGAACCGGTCGCCAACGACGGGCCTAATCTGCTGAAGGTGCAGTTAGCGCATTATACCTACTTTGGTAAGTGATgcagatgatggtgatgatggtagcgatgatgatgatggcgatgacgaCGAcagttatgatgatggtgatgataatgataatggtgttaataatgatgatgatgatgatgatgatgatggtgttgataatgataatgatgattttgttgataatgatgatgatggtggtggtgataatgatgatgattatggtggtgataatgataatgatgatggtgttgataatgatgatgatggttatggtgatgattatggtggtgataatgataatggtgttgataatgatgatgatgatggtggtgataatgatgatggttatggtgatgatgatggttgttgTGGTAGTGGTATGATGACGGcaataatggtggtgatggtgttgattattttggtgatggtaatgatgatgctTATGGTGGTGATATTGACGGTGATGGTAattgttatgatgatgaattaTTTCTTTCTCCACAACGTGTCTCTCACTCCATCCCCAGAGGCAGCGCCAAACTACACTAAGTTCCCGCACACCATTTACGTTAAGGAGAATAACGATATTGGTCAGTTCATTATCAACCTTCACGCAAAGACGCAAAGTAGGGAGGCAGGGCTGAACGCCCCCGTGACATTCTCCATAGCGGAAGGTAACGTTTGACGACAAATGTGTTGTAAATTGGTCGATAGAAGATCTAGCCTTAGGTGAAAGGAACCGTCATTGGGCGTTGGTTCAAATCACTAAGGAACAGCCCCAGGCATTTTGGATTTCGATTCGTGTGTTGCTCTGTCTCCGTAGAGAGAAGCTCAGTAGATAAAAGCAGGAATGTCTGAGTCGAATACCCTATCTAGTACCTTGACTtgtttatttgcttatttgctTACATGTTTGTTAACTTATAACTTATTAATTGTTAACGTGTTTGTTTACCTACTTATTTACCCGTGTACTTGTTTGTTAACTCATTTGTTTACATATTTACTAACTTGTTTGGTTACTTGTTAATAGGTAACGAGGAAAGTATCTTCAAACTTATCAACTACCCTCGTAATAACAGCGCCTCGCTGATCCTTCAGCGTGAACTCGACCGTGAGGTCGCATCGGGGTATAACCTTACTATCAAAGCTCTCAACATCCACGAGAACAAATTCCGACTCGCGCATATACGGATAGTCGTTATCGACGAGAACGATAATGCGCCTACTTTCCCACCGAGTGGATATCACACGACGATATTCACCAACGTTACGGAAGGGCAGGAGATATTCAGAGTTAATGCGATTGACGTAGACACAGGAGATAATGCAAACATCAGGTATCATCTGCTGAACCATCAGCAGTTGTTCAGTATAATGCCCAAGACTGGTGTCCTAGTGAAGACTAAGGAACGCTTCGCTATTGATAGGACTAGGAACTTTACGGTGATCGTCGTTGCGATTAACGGCGAGTTCAAGAACGTTGGCACTGTCACGATTACCGTGCACCCTGTGAACGAGAGGAGACCGACTTTTCTGAAGCGGAATTACGAGGTGAAGGTATCGGAGGCCGTGCAAGTAGGTACATCGGTAGCGAAGGTTTTCGCCGCAGACCCGGATTACGGAAATTTAGGGAAGTTAAGGTACTCGATTCTCACCGAGAGCTGTCCTTTCTTTGGTATCGATGACGATGGAGTGATCAGGAATGTGCAGCCATTGACGCGGCATGGGGGTGAGAATTGCACGTTAGAGATCACAGCTCAAGATAGCGGGATACCACCCCTCGAAACACCACGCCCTGCTACGGTTAGCATCGTTATAGAGCCTGTCGAGAATCTCAAGTTCGATGTACCGGTGTACGAGATTTCCATCCCAGAGAATATCATCCTGGGCTCTGAGATTCTTACTGTAAGAGCCGTTGCAGGCTCGGGGAATCGGAGAAACCCTCGGAAGATTGTTTACTCTATTGAGAATATCGACGGTGCGTTGAGCTTTAAGATTGGTAAACACACAGGCAGAATTACGACAAGGACTCACATCGACTATGAGAAGACCAAGGAGTATAGGTAAGACGGGTGTgagaaaaggggggggggggtggtggacGGGCGTGGCagggaagggagaggggtgAGGATGTAGCGGTGGGCACGTTGTGACAGGATTAATAGGAGGACGCATATCGACAGTGTGAAAGGGGAAGTTTGACGAGGGAGGGGGAAAGGGGGGTCGGGGTGAAGTGGTGGGCACGATGGGACATGATGGGATATGATGGGCACGATGGGACATGATAATGACAAGGACGCACATTTAAGGCGTACATGTTACATCGTCGAATTACAGGTAGAATCGTTCCGTAGTCTTTTCTTTCACCAGTACTTCTTCGATTTCGCCTTTTATCGCACCATATTATCAGTAACAGcatatgtttttgtattgtataCCGAATTGCatcatatttattattaagtgCTGTTACATGCGTTTTCTCTATTACATTCACAGACTTAATCTCGTGGCCAGAAACAGGAAGGAGATAGGTAAGGCAGACGGATGTTTGTGTCAAACAGGTTACAGTTCGTTTCAGACACGATATTGTCACAGTACGGTCACAGGATATGATAGAATGGCTATCTATGGATTGATTTGAAGTCACACAACGCGGTCACCAAATACTCACACAACACAGATGTTCACACAATACGGAATGGTCACACAATTAATGGTCACGCAATACGGAATGCTCACACAATACGGAATTGTCACACAATCAAATGATCACACGATATAATAAttgaataggggacttgcgctaagataTCATGcgacctttctgggtggcaaattcaaaacaaaataatcgaacaaaaaaaaaaaaaagaaatgactgCGCTCGCCTTACCAGAGaacgatgaaaaaaaaactttaattaAAACTTAAGCCTTAAAAAAAGCATTCTGGCTTTTTTCGTAAGCACTGaaaaagttgctttttgttgctgttatttggCCTGAGCGCGCGCCAGTTttccacccaaacagtcatgtgatctcttagcgcaagtcccgtATTGTCACATCGCACATAGTCCAGACCTCCTAGACGTGGACtgtctttgcgctcgacattctgacTTTCCCGTCGAGCGCACAGAGAATCCAGGCCTTGACTACATGGCAGAATACGTAGGACTGCGTTAGTCCAACGTTGTTTCTCTTATACTTTAATCTAAGCCAAAGCCTTCGATCACTGGCGAATCTTATTAAAAGCCCTTTTTCTCAAGTTATCCTTTGTTTCTCCAGACAAAGCGCTCGTTATCATCAGAGTCGACGACCTGAATGACAACAAGCCGCGCTTTGTTCTCCCCGTCTACAACAAGGTCATCAGCGAGAACACAACAGTCGACGCGACCATCCTACGAGTCACTGCCAACGACGCGGACTCAGGCGAAAACGCGCGGCTTAACTACGCCATCGAGACCGGAAACACGAACGATACGTTCGCCTTGGATACCAGCACGGGGGAGCTCAGGCTTCATAAGTCTTTACGAGGAAAACACTACTACTTCTATAACCTGACTTTGACCGCGAAGGACCAGGGCGAGCCGGCCATGACCTCTGACCCCGTTCACGTGTTCATCAAGGTGCAACGTCATGATTCGGGGCCGACAAAGCGGCCGACATTCCCAGTACCCATCTACCTGGCCACCGTCAATGAGAGCACGCCGCTGTACACGGAGATATTGCGCGTGCGGGCGCGGAATGAGAGGAAGTACGAGGGAAGCATTAGTTATTTTCTGAGTCATATTTCCGGTGGCGATAAAGAGGGCGATGTTGACCTGCACTTTGGAGTGAATTCCCAGACGGGCGCCATCAGACTAAACAAGAAGCTGGATTATGAGAAGACCAAGAGATACGTGTTCCTTGTGGGGGCTATTGGTAGGTTGCGAATCCCTCTGTAATGCGGGCACAGTCACCTCGTTTAGACTATGTCTAAGTATTAGAAACCTCTTTATAACGGTTACTGGGTAGGTTGCGAATCCCTTTGTAATGCGGGCACATTCACCTCGTGCAGACTATATCTAAGTATAAGAAACATCTTTATAAGGGGTACTGGGTAGGTTGCGAATCCCTCTTTAATGCAAGAAAGTCAACTCGTGTAGATTATGTCTAAGTATTCGGAACCTCTGTATAACGGGTACTGGTACTGTCGTGGGGACTATTTCTAGTATCAGCAGGAGCCACTGTTTATTTGGCACGGTTACAGCTCGTTGGGACTATTTCTTAGTATCGTAGCCCACAATATATCGGGCACGGTAACCCGACGTGCGCATTTTTTCGCCTGTGGACACTTGACTTGAGTGTCCAAACGTGCGCATTCTTCGCCTGTGTGCACGGCACACGTGCAATCCTAGTCCAAACGTGCGCATTCTTCGCCTGTGTTCACGGCACACGTGCAATCCTAGCTTACACTATTATTTCTGTGTCCAAACGTGCGCATTCTTCGCCTGTGGGCACGGCACTCGTATAAACCTAGCTTAcactttattatttctttgtcCAGACTTGCGCACTTCTTCGCCTGTGGACACGGCACTCGTATAAACCTTGCTTACACTTAATTATTTCTGTGTCCAGATGTGCGCACTGCCTCGCCTGTGGATACGGTTCTGGTGCGGATCCTTGTTCAGGACGTGAATGACAACAGACCTGAGTTCTATCAGTACAGGTACTCACGAGTCTTCTTGAAAGAGCCGCCGCTCTACTACGCCGTAGACACCGTCATGGCGAAAGACGCGGATTCGGGACAAAACGGCAGGCTGTCTTACTGGATATCAGGCGGTAACGAGGGAAACTTCTTCGCCATCGACTCCAGGTAAGCTGCAGGTATAAGTACCATAGCACATAGGGTAAAAAGGGAGATACTAAACAGCTCTTACTCGCGggtaataaaacattaaaaaatttGAGACTTCATAAATTCCCGTACCTCCCAGGCAAACAAGGACAATAACATTTTTATCATACACCGTTTTGCGGGAAAAATACATCccaagtgttgtgttgtttctGGGTCGTCCGTACGGTAATCAACCAATGAAATCGCGCGTAGTACGGTAATCAACCAATGAGCTCGCGCGTAGTACGGTAACCTACCAATGAGATCGCGCGCAGCACTGTAGGTGTTTAAAGAAAGGGAGTAGTTGGTTATGTAGGGCAACGGTTACATTTCGAGATGGGGCATAAAAAGAGCAGATGTGAAAACAATTGGAGAGGGTAAAGCAAATCCTAGTCTACTGCTTAAATTGACGAAAACTCAGACTTAACCAGATCAAGTCAGATCTCccaattttctaaaaaaaaattgtctaaAAGAGCAATGATCTCAGATCTCAATAGTTGAATCTCCCCATCACCTCTTACCGTAACCACACCCTTGAAAGAAATGCCATCTTTTCTCCCGAACTCGTGGCTAAAGGTTCTGTCTCTTGTTTTCAGGACGGGCGTGGTAAAGACGTCACGCATGCTTCAGCGTCAAACTCTACGTCTGTTCAACTTGACCATCTCAGTCGCCGACCAAGGTTCTCCACCAATGAAGAGTGAAAAAGACGCACTAGTACAGGTAGTGTGACACTCACGTGACACCCTTTATCATGTACACGTGCCACGCGCTAGAGCAAATGCTACGACCTTGTACACATGCCATATACTCGTACACATGTCAAGCACTCATACACTTTTAACGTTCTTTTACGTGTAGCCTGGTACATCATTATAGATCAGATCAGGCTGGCGTATATGTC from Nematostella vectensis chromosome 8, jaNemVect1.1, whole genome shotgun sequence encodes:
- the LOC5515291 gene encoding cadherin EGF LAG seven-pass G-type receptor 1 isoform X11, coding for MLRPSELINSIFVLCSLLLLTECSLINDPKSTIICQPGPVSYNMSLANGINAGVFTPIHTTTSMPQCIRESCNRRAGHVAFLIENSCFMVSCFEKKYCEPVANDGPNLLKVQLAHYTYFEAAPNYTKFPHTIYVKENNDIGQFIINLHAKTQSREAGLNAPVTFSIAEGNEESIFKLINYPRNNSASLILQRELDREVASGYNLTIKALNIHENKFRLAHIRIVVIDENDNAPTFPPSGYHTTIFTNVTEGQEIFRVNAIDVDTGDNANIRYHLLNHQQLFSIMPKTGVLVKTKERFAIDRTRNFTVIVVAINGEFKNVGTVTITVHPVNERRPTFLKRNYEVKVSEAVQVGTSVAKVFAADPDYGNLGKLRYSILTESCPFFGIDDDGVIRNVQPLTRHGGENCTLEITAQDSGIPPLETPRPATVSIVIEPVENLKFDVPVYEISIPENIILGSEILTVRAVAGSGNRRNPRKIVYSIENIDGALSFKIGKHTGRITTRTHIDYEKTKEYRLNLVARNRKEIDKALVIIRVDDLNDNKPRFVLPVYNKVISENTTVDATILRVTANDADSGENARLNYAIETGNTNDTFALDTSTGELRLHKSLRGKHYYFYNLTLTAKDQGEPAMTSDPVHVFIKVQRHDSGPTKRPTFPVPIYLATVNESTPLYTEILRVRARNERKYEGSISYFLSHISGGDKEGDVDLHFGVNSQTGAIRLNKKLDYEKTKRYVFLVGAIDVRTASPVDTVLVRILVQDVNDNRPEFYQYRYSRVFLKEPPLYYAVDTVMAKDADSGQNGRLSYWISGGNEGNFFAIDSRTGVVKTSRMLQRQTLRLFNLTISVADQGSPPMKSEKDALVQVLIFHPISLHMTLVETSETTMRLQFNLKYMDINNIKTFGVIVQEYVNHDSFEMYTKRPPLTWFLVHFIQKENQYMHRYVSLEVENSLEIMSKSMLEVIIGNEKNCDDKSRAKTICNGPLSAGAKYRFQLRVHLKSSGPFRDMSYKDSDFSDAFFTGISAAQETYKKESKRNYDAVVYTVGTALILVIVLAFLRGFYRLKLDRKRIHEEKKRKISYPVSNPRFQDPESPVEKIKTPGQGRKLVVVNAEKGSEMSRSDEDEGSSPDSALDERTKSSRERKPTLQEIRLKSYFHSVESDSCQSCEGVKVYYMQDEK